From Streptomyces sp. TLI_053, a single genomic window includes:
- a CDS encoding YdeI/OmpD-associated family protein, whose amino-acid sequence MKFRTLVEPPEPMRGLEVPPEVVAALGGGARPPVTITVNGHSWRSRVAILRGRHLLGLSNANRQAAEVEIGEEVEVDVQLDTEPRVVDEPADFARALAADPAARAAYDRLSFNRKREHVRAVESAKKPETRQRRIEQAVASLRG is encoded by the coding sequence GTGAAGTTCCGCACCCTCGTCGAACCGCCCGAGCCCATGCGGGGACTGGAGGTCCCGCCCGAGGTGGTGGCGGCACTCGGCGGCGGCGCGCGGCCGCCGGTGACGATCACCGTCAACGGGCATTCCTGGCGGAGCCGCGTCGCCATCCTGCGCGGGCGCCACCTGCTCGGCCTCAGCAATGCCAACCGGCAGGCCGCCGAGGTCGAGATCGGCGAGGAGGTCGAGGTCGACGTCCAGCTCGACACCGAACCCCGCGTCGTCGACGAACCCGCGGACTTCGCCCGGGCCCTAGCCGCCGACCCGGCCGCGCGCGCCGCGTACGACCGCCTCTCGTTCAACCGGAAGCGCGAGCACGTGCGCGCCGTCGAGAGCGCGAAGAAGCCGGAGACGCGGCAGCGGCGCATCGAGCAGGCCGTCGCCTCGCTGCGCGGGTGA
- a CDS encoding alpha/beta fold hydrolase, with amino-acid sequence MTSIRGRVAALLGAVAVLTGSTLTGPSAGFAAAAALPGGGAGGGGITGQAPCPQAPRFLCGTLTVPFDHSGATPGTLGLRVAMTGNSAAPRGDLLFLTGGPGQPGIPMIERMAARLEPVLEDYRLVMFDQRGTGHGALQCPGLQEDMGSSDLAVPRRQSVADCAAALGPDARHYSTADTVADIDLLRRALGARRLTLDGVSYGSFVAERYALAHPARVARLVLDSVVPQQGFDPLDLAALPATARVLRAACRATGCTTDPAADLAATVRRYDNGARLLGALTGYEFVDPDYGGVPEILHEAAAGRPEKLQEFFEFVHRQVDTAPAGELSQGLHAAALCADSRFPWGTTDTPVAGRPAALEHTRRRLTAEQTWPYDAATATGLGSMLVCLHWPRQQVPPAPPQHQRLPDVPVLLLGGDRDLSTPYELLYEQAELTHRPQIVIVPGAAHSVQNRAENPAGRQAVHDFLLR; translated from the coding sequence ATGACGAGCATCCGGGGGCGCGTCGCCGCCCTGTTGGGCGCCGTGGCGGTGCTCACCGGGAGCACCCTGACCGGTCCTTCGGCCGGGTTCGCCGCCGCGGCCGCGCTGCCCGGCGGCGGTGCGGGCGGGGGCGGGATCACCGGGCAGGCACCCTGCCCACAGGCCCCCCGGTTCCTCTGCGGGACCCTCACCGTCCCGTTCGACCACAGCGGCGCCACGCCCGGCACCCTCGGCCTCCGGGTGGCCATGACCGGCAACAGCGCGGCGCCCAGGGGCGACCTGCTGTTCCTCACCGGCGGCCCCGGCCAACCCGGCATCCCGATGATCGAGCGGATGGCGGCCAGGCTGGAACCCGTCCTCGAGGACTACCGCCTGGTGATGTTCGACCAGCGCGGCACCGGCCATGGAGCGCTGCAGTGCCCGGGCCTCCAGGAGGACATGGGGTCCTCCGACCTCGCCGTCCCGCGCCGGCAGTCCGTCGCCGACTGCGCCGCCGCCCTCGGCCCGGACGCCCGCCACTACAGCACGGCGGACACCGTCGCCGACATCGACCTGCTCCGCCGCGCCCTCGGCGCCAGGCGCCTGACCCTGGACGGCGTCTCCTACGGCAGCTTCGTCGCCGAACGGTACGCGCTCGCGCACCCGGCGCGGGTGGCGAGGCTGGTGCTCGACTCGGTGGTGCCGCAGCAGGGCTTCGACCCGCTCGACCTGGCGGCACTGCCCGCCACCGCCCGGGTACTGCGCGCCGCCTGCCGGGCCACCGGCTGCACCACCGACCCGGCCGCCGACCTCGCCGCCACCGTCCGGCGCTACGACAACGGGGCACGGCTCCTCGGAGCCCTCACCGGCTACGAGTTCGTCGACCCGGACTACGGCGGGGTCCCGGAGATCCTGCACGAGGCCGCCGCCGGGCGACCCGAAAAGCTCCAGGAGTTCTTCGAGTTCGTCCACCGGCAGGTCGACACCGCCCCGGCCGGGGAACTCAGCCAGGGACTGCACGCCGCAGCCCTGTGCGCCGATTCCCGCTTCCCCTGGGGCACCACCGACACCCCCGTCGCGGGCCGCCCGGCGGCACTGGAACACACCCGGCGACGGCTGACGGCCGAGCAGACCTGGCCGTACGACGCCGCGACCGCCACCGGGCTCGGCAGCATGCTGGTCTGCCTGCACTGGCCGCGCCAGCAGGTGCCGCCGGCGCCGCCCCAGCACCAGCGTCTGCCGGACGTGCCGGTCCTGCTGCTCGGCGGCGACCGGGACCTCTCCACGCCGTACGAATTGCTCTACGAGCAGGCCGAACTGACGCACCGTCCGCAGATCGTGATCGTCCCGGGCGCGGCGCACTCGGTCCAGAACCGGGCCGAGAACCCGGCCGGCCGACAGGCCGTCCACGACTTCCTGCTGCGGTAA
- a CDS encoding Imm21 family immunity protein: MGGPLVVVPVSALRYWSGSTEDGRIVGDGSRPDDYDRACEVDDLAGVIGLRGHDSACALVLGDEPAGTCFLPGPRAFVRRLAADSDAEPIAAAEAALSDPATAWEECGLWETDGPAVLMDAAEAGKDLDVPYPDGRGRPDQATVPLSAGRWRVRAFQKTGDSPWVGVVQLLPAAGGRSTTTP, encoded by the coding sequence ATGGGTGGTCCACTGGTCGTCGTCCCGGTGTCCGCGCTGCGGTACTGGAGCGGGAGCACCGAGGACGGCAGGATCGTCGGCGACGGCAGCCGACCCGACGACTACGACCGGGCCTGCGAGGTCGACGACCTCGCCGGGGTGATCGGCCTGCGCGGCCACGACAGCGCCTGCGCACTGGTGCTGGGCGACGAGCCGGCCGGCACCTGCTTCCTGCCCGGACCGAGGGCTTTCGTGCGCCGGCTCGCCGCCGACTCCGACGCCGAACCGATCGCCGCCGCCGAGGCCGCGCTGAGTGACCCGGCGACGGCGTGGGAGGAGTGCGGTCTCTGGGAGACGGACGGTCCGGCGGTCCTCATGGACGCGGCCGAGGCCGGCAAGGACCTCGACGTCCCCTACCCCGACGGCAGGGGCCGGCCGGACCAGGCCACCGTTCCGCTGTCCGCAGGGCGGTGGAGAGTCCGCGCGTTCCAGAAGACGGGCGACTCCCCCTGGGTCGGTGTCGTCCAACTCCTCCCGGCGGCCGGCGGCCGCTCGACAACGACTCCTTGA